A genome region from Halorussus pelagicus includes the following:
- the pyrE gene encoding orotate phosphoribosyltransferase — protein sequence MTNDELIAALRDAEAVKYGEFELSHGGTSDYYVDKYLFETDPHCLERIAEAFAERVHDEKLAGVALGGVPLVAVTSVETGTPYVIARKQQKEYGTANLVEGRLDEGEEVVVLEDIATTGQSAADAVEALRDAGATVNRVLVVVDREEGAAENLAAHDVELESLLTASELLDAE from the coding sequence GTGACGAACGACGAACTCATCGCGGCGCTCCGTGACGCTGAAGCGGTCAAGTACGGCGAATTCGAACTCTCCCACGGCGGCACCAGCGACTACTACGTGGACAAGTACCTCTTCGAGACCGACCCTCACTGTCTCGAACGCATCGCCGAAGCGTTCGCCGAGCGCGTCCACGACGAAAAGTTGGCTGGCGTCGCGCTCGGAGGGGTCCCGCTCGTGGCGGTTACGAGCGTCGAGACTGGCACGCCCTACGTCATCGCCCGGAAACAGCAAAAGGAGTACGGGACAGCCAACCTCGTGGAGGGCCGACTGGACGAGGGCGAGGAGGTTGTCGTCCTCGAAGACATCGCCACGACCGGCCAGAGCGCCGCCGACGCCGTGGAAGCCCTGCGCGACGCCGGAGCGACGGTGAACCGCGTCCTCGTCGTCGTGGACCGCGAGGAGGGCGCGGCCGAGAATCTGGCCGCCCACGACGTGGAACTCGAATCGCTGTTGACCGCGAGCGAACTGCTCGACGCCGAGTAA
- a CDS encoding CDP-2,3-bis-(O-geranylgeranyl)-sn-glycerol synthase, which produces MGVFETVAIALWAMLPAYVPNNAAVLAGGGRPIDGGRTWNGRRVLGDGKTWRGTAVGTLVGAALGLVLNAVASNASDLLGVSLPTFPATVLLALPAGAMAGDIAASFLKRRTGRQRGAAFPGVDQLDFVVFALLFAFLAAPAWFGDVFTLPVVAVVVVVTPLLHLVTNAIAYALGLKDEPW; this is translated from the coding sequence ATGGGTGTCTTCGAAACAGTCGCAATCGCGCTGTGGGCGATGTTGCCCGCGTACGTCCCGAACAACGCCGCGGTGCTGGCGGGCGGCGGCCGCCCCATCGACGGCGGGCGAACGTGGAACGGACGCCGAGTCCTCGGCGACGGCAAGACGTGGCGGGGGACCGCGGTAGGAACCCTCGTGGGCGCGGCGCTCGGACTGGTCCTCAACGCAGTCGCGTCGAACGCATCGGACCTGCTCGGGGTCTCGCTGCCGACGTTCCCGGCAACGGTCCTGCTGGCGCTCCCGGCGGGTGCGATGGCTGGCGACATCGCGGCGTCGTTCCTCAAGCGACGGACCGGCCGCCAGCGCGGCGCGGCGTTCCCCGGCGTGGACCAACTCGACTTCGTGGTGTTCGCGCTCCTGTTCGCGTTTCTGGCCGCGCCCGCGTGGTTCGGCGACGTGTTCACCCTCCCAGTGGTCGCCGTCGTCGTCGTCGTGACGCCGCTGTTGCATCTGGTGACGAACGCCATCGCCTACGCCCTCGGTCTGAAAGACGAACCGTGGTAG
- a CDS encoding glutaredoxin family protein, which translates to MANLELYELDGCPYCAKVVDKLNELGLDYESHKVAGPKSERDEVEAVSGQRGVPVLVDNENGVEGMPESDDIVEYLDEEYGSGAA; encoded by the coding sequence ATGGCGAATCTCGAACTGTACGAACTCGACGGCTGTCCGTACTGCGCGAAAGTGGTAGACAAACTCAACGAACTCGGTCTCGACTACGAGTCGCACAAGGTCGCCGGTCCCAAGTCCGAGCGCGACGAAGTGGAGGCAGTCAGCGGACAGCGCGGGGTCCCCGTGCTGGTGGACAACGAGAACGGCGTCGAAGGGATGCCCGAGAGCGACGACATCGTGGAGTACCTCGACGAGGAGTACGGTAGCGGCGCGGCGTAA
- a CDS encoding DUF120 domain-containing protein: MSTTRPRAVGYDELAALKLLALDGGLEGEVKVSCSGLSDRLDASNQTASRRLQRLDDAGLVEREMVSDGQWVTITEDGEWSLKREYEDYRRIFEMPAGVDLTGTVTSGMGEGRHYISLPGYMEQFEDRLGYEPFLGTLNVELTDESLRARSAMEALDPVPIDGWEDDDRTYGPAVCYPAVVETQDGEVYEEAHTIAPERTHHDDDQLEIIAPIKLREELGLEDGDHVTVHIEENP; the protein is encoded by the coding sequence ATGTCAACCACACGGCCGCGTGCAGTCGGGTACGACGAACTCGCGGCACTCAAACTCCTCGCGCTCGACGGCGGGTTGGAGGGCGAGGTGAAGGTCTCTTGCTCGGGTCTCTCGGACCGACTCGACGCCTCGAACCAGACCGCCTCGCGGCGACTCCAGCGGCTAGACGACGCCGGACTCGTTGAGCGCGAGATGGTCAGCGACGGCCAGTGGGTCACCATCACCGAGGACGGCGAGTGGTCGCTCAAGCGCGAGTACGAGGACTACCGTCGCATCTTCGAGATGCCCGCTGGCGTCGATTTGACGGGGACCGTCACCAGCGGAATGGGCGAAGGACGCCACTACATCTCCCTGCCCGGATACATGGAGCAGTTCGAGGACCGACTGGGGTACGAACCGTTCCTCGGCACGCTGAACGTCGAGTTGACCGACGAGAGCCTGCGCGCGCGGTCGGCGATGGAGGCGCTGGACCCCGTACCCATAGACGGGTGGGAGGACGACGACCGGACCTACGGTCCTGCGGTGTGTTACCCCGCGGTGGTCGAGACCCAAGACGGGGAGGTGTACGAGGAGGCTCACACCATCGCGCCCGAGCGCACCCACCACGACGACGACCAGTTGGAAATCATCGCGCCCATCAAACTCCGCGAAGAACTGGGACTAGAGGACGGCGACCACGTAACCGTTCACATCGAGGAGAACCCATGA
- a CDS encoding arylsulfotransferase family protein, translated as MTPSSRPDSLRDVSRRWVVRGVAALLVVSLVAPAAISGATHVATTENPTNLRASVDDPANGTTIISIQGFHFQGMANEDKPARLVAVGPRGNVKWVHDGSGFDARWFYDVDPLENRNLLVTATTPNATLVYELDPETQERVWTERLPIHDTHDVDLINGDQLLVANMRAPDREDRIFVYNRTTDETVWEWQFKTHGYETSGGGGKADWTHVNDVDKIGEGEYLVSPRNFDQVIVVNRSTDSVTTRLGSDGDYDTLYEQHNPQYLESENGTPTMLVADSENDRLVEYAKTDGDAAVGSGWTETWSVGTRGLNWPRDADRLPNGNTLVVDTMHHRVFETTPEGEIVWEFHAPWAPYDVERIQYGDEPGGPTMRDLGKSGDYNLSGSGLKVTGEDSKTVSFWLDETFEGTPVATQADELARTWAHVTPWIRPIWMTSWEFLGAVLAGGVLLVWGLGEAVYQRRRIRRGLSGLAGRVRRATE; from the coding sequence ATGACCCCGTCTTCTCGCCCCGACTCGCTCCGCGACGTTTCGCGCCGGTGGGTCGTCCGCGGCGTCGCGGCCCTGCTGGTCGTCTCGCTGGTCGCGCCCGCGGCCATCTCCGGCGCAACCCACGTCGCCACGACGGAGAACCCGACGAACCTCCGCGCATCCGTGGACGACCCCGCAAACGGCACGACCATCATCTCGATTCAGGGCTTTCACTTTCAGGGGATGGCCAACGAGGACAAACCGGCGCGCCTCGTCGCGGTCGGTCCCCGCGGGAACGTAAAGTGGGTCCACGACGGCTCAGGCTTCGACGCCCGCTGGTTCTACGACGTGGACCCACTCGAAAATCGGAATCTCCTCGTGACCGCGACGACGCCGAACGCGACGCTTGTCTACGAACTCGACCCCGAAACCCAAGAGCGCGTCTGGACCGAGCGCCTGCCCATTCACGATACTCACGACGTGGACCTCATCAACGGCGACCAACTGCTGGTCGCCAACATGCGCGCGCCGGACCGCGAGGACCGCATCTTCGTCTACAACCGAACGACCGACGAAACGGTCTGGGAGTGGCAGTTCAAGACCCACGGCTACGAGACTTCGGGCGGCGGCGGGAAAGCTGACTGGACCCACGTCAACGACGTGGACAAAATCGGGGAGGGCGAGTATCTGGTCTCGCCGCGGAACTTCGACCAAGTCATCGTCGTGAACCGCTCGACCGACAGCGTGACGACGCGACTGGGGAGCGACGGCGACTACGACACGCTGTACGAACAGCACAACCCCCAGTACCTCGAAAGCGAGAACGGAACCCCGACGATGCTCGTCGCCGACAGCGAGAACGACCGCCTCGTGGAGTACGCCAAGACCGACGGCGACGCCGCGGTCGGAAGCGGATGGACCGAGACGTGGAGCGTCGGCACGCGCGGTCTCAACTGGCCGCGGGACGCCGACCGCCTGCCCAACGGGAACACGCTCGTCGTGGACACGATGCACCACCGCGTCTTCGAGACGACGCCCGAGGGCGAAATCGTCTGGGAGTTCCACGCGCCGTGGGCACCCTACGACGTAGAGCGCATCCAGTACGGCGACGAACCCGGCGGGCCGACGATGCGTGACCTCGGGAAATCGGGCGACTACAACCTCAGCGGGAGCGGCCTGAAGGTCACGGGCGAGGACAGCAAGACGGTCTCGTTCTGGCTTGACGAGACGTTTGAGGGGACGCCAGTCGCCACGCAGGCCGACGAACTTGCCCGGACGTGGGCGCACGTCACGCCGTGGATTCGCCCGATATGGATGACGAGTTGGGAGTTCCTTGGGGCAGTTTTGGCGGGCGGCGTCCTCCTCGTGTGGGGTCTCGGCGAGGCGGTGTATCAGCGACGGCGGATTCGCCGCGGGCTTTCGGGACTGGCCGGTCGGGTCCGGCGAGCGACCGAGTGA
- the ribB gene encoding 3,4-dihydroxy-2-butanone-4-phosphate synthase, with the protein MSQAAAGVKAAVEAFREGSPVLVHDAADREGETDLIYPAGAVTPEDVSRMRNDAGGLICVALSDEVATAFDLPFLEETLDHPASAAHELGYDERSSFSLPVNHRDTYTGITDEDRTTTITELAAAASEVQSTSNASGETASAPTEIDFAAEFRAPGHIHLLRAAPDLLADREGHTELGIALAAAAGREPAVVVCEMLDDETGEALAPEDAKAYAERHGLAYVEGSEVVEYVE; encoded by the coding sequence ATGAGTCAGGCCGCCGCAGGCGTCAAGGCCGCTGTCGAGGCGTTCCGCGAGGGGTCGCCGGTCCTCGTTCACGACGCCGCCGACCGCGAGGGCGAGACCGACCTGATTTACCCCGCGGGCGCGGTCACGCCCGAGGACGTGTCGCGGATGCGCAACGACGCCGGGGGTCTCATCTGCGTCGCGCTCTCGGACGAAGTGGCCACTGCTTTCGACCTGCCGTTCTTGGAGGAGACGCTGGACCACCCCGCGAGCGCGGCCCACGAGTTGGGCTACGACGAGCGCTCGTCGTTCTCGCTCCCGGTGAACCATCGGGACACCTACACCGGCATCACCGACGAGGACCGCACGACGACGATTACCGAACTGGCCGCGGCCGCTAGCGAGGTGCAAAGCACCTCGAATGCGAGCGGTGAAACCGCGAGCGCCCCCACCGAGATCGACTTCGCCGCGGAGTTTCGCGCGCCGGGCCACATCCACCTGCTCCGGGCCGCCCCGGACCTGCTGGCCGACCGCGAGGGTCACACCGAGTTGGGAATCGCGCTGGCCGCGGCCGCCGGGCGGGAACCCGCAGTCGTCGTCTGCGAGATGCTTGATGACGAGACCGGCGAGGCGCTCGCGCCCGAGGACGCGAAGGCCTACGCCGAGCGCCACGGACTCGCGTACGTGGAAGGCTCGGAAGTCGTGGAGTACGTCGAGTAA
- a CDS encoding winged helix-turn-helix transcriptional regulator gives MSSIHSQSETTETKNAEACPVVEAIEQIGSQWRLIILHDLHGDGEKRFNELQRSTDASSRTLSRVLDDLEEVGLVNRRVEDKPIATYYSLTEKSRQLCPVFAELEGWADEWVETCAAEQ, from the coding sequence ATGTCGTCCATCCACTCCCAGTCCGAGACGACCGAGACGAAGAACGCCGAGGCCTGCCCGGTGGTCGAAGCCATCGAGCAAATCGGCTCGCAGTGGCGACTCATCATCCTCCACGACCTCCACGGCGACGGCGAGAAGCGGTTCAACGAACTCCAGCGTTCGACCGACGCGAGTTCACGGACGCTCTCGCGCGTCCTCGACGACTTGGAGGAAGTGGGTCTCGTGAACCGCCGCGTCGAGGACAAGCCCATCGCCACCTACTACAGTCTGACCGAGAAAAGCCGACAGCTCTGTCCCGTCTTCGCGGAACTGGAAGGCTGGGCCGACGAGTGGGTCGAGACCTGCGCCGCCGAGCAGTAG
- a CDS encoding branched-chain amino acid transaminase has product MSFDEMDVDTIWMDGEFVDWDEAQIHVLTHGLHYGSGVFEGVRCYDTENGPALFRWEEHLERLYDSCKPYDLEIDHDPEELTEATETLIREQDLASCYVRPIAFYGYESLGVSPGDCPTKTAIAAWPWGAYLGDDALENGVEVMISSWRKHASSQIPTNAKTTGLYVNSMLAGEEARRNGFAEAIVLNKEGNVAEGPGENLFMVKDGELYTPGLAESILDGITRDSVITLAEEMGYEVHDEATISRGELNTADELFFTGSAAEVTPIRQVDNVEIGEGGRGPVTEEIQSRFFDIVNRRTDDYEEWFEYVEE; this is encoded by the coding sequence ATGAGCTTCGACGAGATGGACGTGGACACGATCTGGATGGACGGCGAGTTCGTCGATTGGGACGAGGCGCAGATCCACGTCCTCACGCACGGCCTGCACTACGGGAGCGGCGTGTTCGAGGGCGTTCGGTGTTACGACACCGAGAACGGACCGGCACTCTTCCGCTGGGAAGAGCACTTGGAGCGACTGTACGACTCCTGCAAGCCCTACGACCTCGAAATCGACCACGACCCGGAGGAACTGACCGAGGCGACCGAGACGCTCATCCGCGAGCAGGACTTGGCGTCCTGCTACGTCCGACCCATCGCGTTCTACGGCTACGAGAGCCTCGGCGTGAGTCCGGGCGACTGCCCGACCAAGACCGCCATCGCGGCGTGGCCGTGGGGCGCGTATCTCGGCGACGACGCGCTGGAAAACGGCGTCGAGGTCATGATTTCGTCGTGGCGCAAGCACGCCTCCAGCCAGATTCCGACCAACGCAAAGACGACCGGCCTGTACGTCAACAGCATGCTCGCGGGCGAAGAGGCCCGCCGGAACGGCTTCGCGGAGGCCATCGTCCTGAACAAGGAGGGCAACGTCGCGGAGGGTCCCGGCGAGAACCTGTTCATGGTCAAGGACGGCGAACTCTACACGCCCGGTCTCGCCGAGAGCATCCTCGACGGCATCACCCGCGACTCGGTGATTACGCTGGCCGAGGAGATGGGCTACGAGGTCCACGACGAAGCGACTATCTCGCGGGGCGAACTCAACACCGCCGACGAACTGTTCTTCACCGGGTCGGCCGCGGAGGTCACGCCCATCCGGCAGGTGGACAACGTGGAAATCGGCGAGGGTGGCCGCGGTCCCGTCACCGAGGAGATTCAGTCGCGCTTTTTCGATATCGTGAACCGCCGGACCGACGACTACGAAGAGTGGTTCGAGTACGTCGAAGAGTAG
- a CDS encoding cupin domain-containing protein, which translates to MVDILDTRAALGLRITDAVRFSEMEWCAGTGTTNLDSVWSFGLLVPVSSGVIPAGVEHRPVADEGEAEVLLFDPTETKNTGNVESEETEDKLERV; encoded by the coding sequence GTGGTTGACATACTCGACACTCGGGCCGCGCTCGGTTTAAGGATAACGGATGCGGTACGGTTCTCAGAAATGGAATGGTGTGCCGGGACCGGAACGACGAACCTCGATTCGGTTTGGAGCTTTGGACTTCTCGTACCTGTTTCTTCCGGAGTCATTCCGGCAGGGGTCGAACACCGCCCGGTCGCCGACGAGGGTGAGGCCGAGGTGTTGCTCTTTGACCCGACTGAGACAAAGAATACGGGAAACGTCGAGAGTGAGGAGACCGAAGACAAGTTAGAGCGGGTTTGA
- a CDS encoding phosphoribosyltransferase family protein translates to MNRAEKATLQLQAVAVLRMLKETRTYDELAEVTDLPAGDLNRYVNGHVLPSVDRAEDIVGGVGRDELAAELEARIRIDDEGYVDNSSVVFDQSFLDLVAPVAAESLGFERPDVVLTAATDGITLGAAMARNFDARVAYAKKSKETAVEEFIESRQRLQSGIELTYYLPSSAIDAGETVLVVDDLIRSGETQELLLDIVDRADARVGGVFALIAAGDEGLDRAKGRTDAPVGALTTYEA, encoded by the coding sequence ATGAACCGCGCAGAGAAGGCGACCCTGCAGTTGCAGGCGGTCGCCGTCCTCCGAATGTTAAAAGAGACGCGAACGTACGACGAACTCGCGGAGGTGACCGACCTCCCGGCGGGCGATTTGAACCGCTACGTCAACGGCCACGTCCTGCCGAGCGTGGACCGTGCGGAGGACATCGTCGGCGGTGTCGGCCGCGACGAACTCGCCGCCGAGCTGGAGGCCCGGATTCGAATCGACGACGAGGGGTACGTGGACAACTCCAGCGTCGTCTTCGACCAGTCGTTTCTCGACCTCGTGGCTCCCGTCGCGGCCGAAAGCCTCGGTTTCGAGCGCCCGGACGTGGTGCTGACCGCGGCCACCGACGGCATCACTCTGGGGGCCGCGATGGCCCGGAACTTCGACGCGCGGGTCGCCTACGCCAAGAAGTCCAAGGAGACCGCCGTCGAGGAGTTCATCGAGTCGCGCCAGCGCCTCCAGTCGGGCATCGAACTCACCTACTACCTGCCGTCCTCGGCCATCGACGCCGGAGAGACCGTACTAGTCGTGGACGACCTCATCCGGTCGGGCGAGACCCAAGAGCTACTGCTGGACATCGTGGACCGCGCGGACGCCCGCGTCGGCGGCGTCTTCGCGCTCATCGCGGCCGGAGACGAGGGACTTGACCGCGCGAAAGGCCGAACCGACGCCCCGGTGGGCGCGCTGACGACCTACGAGGCGTAG
- a CDS encoding DUF502 domain-containing protein has product MSSWKRDVASGLIVILPLLVSAYIIAYLYSAIAGIPVLQDIDPPLRVLTVLTVFSMLVLSVGYMMRTAVGSLVENAIDGVMNQVPGLRVIYNASKMAAETALSDTTDLQAPVKVEVWDGMRMTAFKTGKSTDDGRELLFLPTAPNITTGFVVEVEPADFEETDESVEDALTRVLSAGFGETSEAGIPIDVQDEKEKQSPPPQ; this is encoded by the coding sequence ATGTCCTCGTGGAAACGCGACGTTGCGAGCGGTCTCATCGTCATCCTTCCCCTCCTCGTTTCGGCGTACATTATCGCGTACCTCTACTCGGCCATCGCGGGGATTCCCGTCCTTCAGGACATCGACCCGCCGCTTCGCGTGCTGACGGTCCTCACCGTCTTCTCGATGCTGGTCCTCAGCGTCGGCTACATGATGCGGACAGCGGTCGGGTCGCTCGTGGAGAACGCCATCGACGGCGTGATGAATCAGGTGCCGGGTCTCCGCGTCATCTACAACGCCTCGAAGATGGCGGCCGAGACGGCGCTCTCGGACACGACGGACCTACAGGCCCCCGTCAAAGTCGAAGTGTGGGACGGAATGCGGATGACCGCGTTCAAAACCGGTAAATCGACCGACGACGGCCGCGAACTACTCTTTCTCCCCACCGCACCGAACATCACGACCGGGTTCGTCGTTGAGGTCGAACCCGCCGACTTCGAGGAGACCGACGAGAGCGTCGAGGACGCGCTGACCCGCGTTCTGAGCGCCGGATTCGGCGAGACCAGCGAGGCGGGTATCCCTATCGACGTGCAGGACGAGAAAGAAAAACAGTCGCCGCCGCCCCAGTAG
- a CDS encoding proline dehydrogenase family protein yields the protein MIPPIASKFVAGESPAEAIEHTRDLNDRNVKAILNLLGEHYHERAPADEDAEAYLRLVDDIESADAEACISVKPSQVGLDVGTEVFHENVERIADYAADRGVFVWIDMEDHDTTDVTLDIFEKVARKHEGGVGLCVQSNLKRTGDDLERLADLPGKIRLVKGAYDPPAEVALTEKSKVNAAYKRHLEYMFEHFEGGIAVGSHDPEMIEYATDLHEEYGTDFEVQMLMGVREDAQYDLAEEYEVWQYVPYGDKWLSYFYRRAMERKENMLFALRAVIGR from the coding sequence ATGATACCACCTATCGCTAGCAAGTTCGTCGCTGGCGAGTCGCCCGCCGAGGCAATCGAACACACGCGGGACCTGAACGACCGGAACGTGAAGGCCATCCTGAACCTGCTCGGCGAACACTACCACGAGCGCGCCCCCGCCGACGAGGACGCGGAGGCGTATCTCCGTCTGGTGGACGACATCGAGAGCGCGGACGCGGAGGCCTGCATCTCGGTCAAGCCCTCGCAGGTCGGTCTCGACGTTGGGACGGAAGTGTTCCACGAAAACGTCGAGCGCATCGCCGACTACGCCGCCGACCGCGGAGTATTCGTCTGGATAGACATGGAGGACCACGACACGACCGACGTGACCCTCGACATCTTCGAGAAAGTGGCCCGGAAACACGAGGGCGGCGTCGGTCTCTGCGTGCAGTCGAACCTCAAGCGGACCGGCGACGACCTCGAACGCCTCGCTGATCTCCCCGGCAAGATTCGACTCGTCAAGGGTGCCTACGACCCGCCCGCCGAAGTCGCGCTTACGGAGAAGTCGAAGGTCAACGCCGCGTACAAGCGCCACCTCGAATACATGTTCGAGCATTTCGAGGGCGGTATCGCCGTCGGGAGCCACGACCCCGAGATGATCGAGTACGCGACGGACCTTCACGAGGAGTATGGCACCGACTTCGAGGTTCAGATGCTGATGGGCGTGCGCGAGGACGCTCAGTACGACCTCGCCGAGGAGTACGAGGTCTGGCAGTACGTCCCCTACGGCGACAAGTGGCTCTCGTACTTCTACCGGCGAGCGATGGAGCGCAAGGAAAACATGCTGTTTGCGCTCCGGGCGGTCATCGGTCGGTGA
- a CDS encoding NCS2 family permease, producing the protein MGLEETTDSRSDSGATGALAEYFGFEEHGTDLRTEILAGVTTFLTMSYIVVVNPSILAQAIQLQGYSASQTQSMLAVVTLISAAVATLVMAFYANRPFAQAPGLGLNAFFAFTVVLGMGISWQTALAAVVVEGIVFIALTAVGAREYVIRLFPEPVKLAVGTGIGLFLAIIGLEAMGIITGDAGTIVALAPIGQSPVAIVSVVGLFVTFALYARGTPGSIILGIIFTSALGYGLEWFGVVPGGTLTPGSTQATYNIAPLAGAFLTGIENIEAFSFSLVVFTFFFVDFFDTAGTLTGVSQMAGFLDEDGNLPDIDRPLMADAVGTTVGGMLGTSTVTTYIESASGVEEGGRTGMTALTVAILFLLALAFIPIAAAIPMYASHIALVVIGVVMFQNVVDIDWNDITNVVPAGMTILLMPFAFSIAYGIAAGIVSYPIVKLAAGELEDTRPGHWALAAAFVLYFFVRTSGILQGNV; encoded by the coding sequence ATGGGGCTTGAAGAAACCACGGACTCTCGCTCCGACTCGGGTGCGACCGGTGCGCTCGCGGAGTACTTCGGCTTCGAAGAACACGGTACAGACCTTCGGACGGAGATTCTCGCGGGCGTGACCACGTTCCTGACGATGAGCTACATCGTCGTGGTCAACCCCTCCATCCTCGCGCAGGCCATCCAACTACAGGGATACTCCGCGAGCCAGACCCAGTCGATGCTGGCGGTCGTGACCCTCATCTCCGCCGCGGTGGCGACGCTGGTGATGGCGTTCTACGCGAACCGCCCGTTCGCGCAAGCGCCGGGACTCGGCCTGAACGCCTTCTTCGCGTTCACCGTCGTCCTCGGGATGGGAATCTCGTGGCAGACGGCCTTAGCGGCCGTCGTCGTCGAGGGAATCGTCTTCATCGCGCTCACCGCGGTCGGGGCGCGCGAGTACGTCATTCGGTTGTTTCCGGAACCGGTGAAACTGGCGGTGGGAACCGGTATCGGACTCTTTCTCGCAATCATCGGACTCGAAGCGATGGGCATCATCACGGGCGATGCCGGAACCATCGTCGCGCTCGCCCCTATCGGACAGAGTCCAGTCGCAATCGTCTCAGTCGTCGGTCTGTTCGTCACCTTCGCGCTGTACGCCCGCGGGACTCCCGGCTCCATCATCCTCGGTATCATCTTTACGTCCGCGCTGGGGTACGGTCTGGAGTGGTTCGGCGTCGTGCCCGGCGGAACGCTGACTCCCGGTTCGACGCAAGCGACGTACAACATCGCGCCGCTGGCAGGCGCCTTCCTCACCGGCATCGAGAACATCGAGGCGTTCTCGTTTTCGCTCGTCGTCTTCACGTTCTTCTTCGTGGACTTCTTCGACACCGCGGGCACCCTCACGGGCGTCTCGCAGATGGCGGGCTTCCTTGACGAGGACGGGAATCTCCCGGACATCGACAGGCCGCTGATGGCCGACGCCGTCGGAACCACGGTCGGCGGGATGCTCGGCACCTCGACGGTCACGACCTACATCGAGTCGGCCTCCGGCGTCGAGGAGGGCGGTCGAACCGGCATGACCGCACTCACCGTCGCAATCCTGTTCTTGCTCGCGCTGGCGTTCATCCCCATCGCGGCGGCGATTCCGATGTACGCTTCCCACATCGCGCTGGTCGTCATCGGCGTCGTGATGTTCCAGAACGTAGTGGATATCGACTGGAACGACATCACCAACGTCGTCCCCGCGGGCATGACCATCCTGCTGATGCCGTTCGCGTTCTCCATCGCCTACGGCATCGCCGCGGGCATCGTCTCGTACCCCATCGTCAAACTCGCCGCGGGCGAACTCGAGGACACCCGGCCCGGCCACTGGGCGCTGGCGGCCGCGTTCGTCCTCTACTTTTTCGTCCGGACGAGCGGGATACTGCAAGGTAACGTCTAA